A region of Paenibacillus sp. 37 DNA encodes the following proteins:
- a CDS encoding DUF2975 domain-containing protein yields the protein MKRGTTIFLKLAVLLIGVPILALCIFGIPWLANNPVNPNYAGALYPIVIIMYVSVIPFIVALYQAFRLLSYIDKNEAFSLMSVKSLKTIKYCAIVISSLYFVMLPFVYVVAEKDDAPGLILMGMVPVFASLVIAVFSAVLQRLLQEAIDIKSENDLVV from the coding sequence GTGAAGCGAGGTACAACCATCTTTTTAAAATTGGCTGTGTTGCTTATTGGTGTTCCCATTCTTGCCTTATGTATATTCGGCATACCCTGGTTAGCGAACAATCCGGTGAATCCAAATTATGCAGGTGCGCTATACCCCATAGTGATTATTATGTATGTGTCAGTTATTCCGTTTATCGTTGCACTGTACCAGGCATTCCGTCTGCTGAGCTACATCGACAAAAATGAAGCGTTCTCTCTAATGTCAGTGAAATCCTTAAAAACAATAAAATATTGTGCTATTGTAATCAGTAGTCTTTATTTTGTGATGTTGCCTTTTGTTTATGTTGTAGCAGAGAAAGATGATGCCCCAGGCCTCATTCTAATGGGAATGGTTCCTGTTTTTGCTTCATTGGTCATCGCAGTGTTTTCCGCTGTGCTCCAAAGATTGTTACAGGAAGCGATTGATATCAAATCAGAAAATGACCTAGTGGTCTGA
- a CDS encoding helix-turn-helix domain-containing protein gives MAIIINIDVMLAKRKMSVTELAERVEITLANISILKTGKAKAIRLSTLDAICKALDCQPGDILEYKADEDEDTNEHL, from the coding sequence ATGGCCATTATAATTAATATTGATGTGATGTTGGCAAAGAGGAAAATGTCAGTTACCGAGCTTGCCGAGAGAGTTGAAATCACGCTCGCCAATATTTCCATATTAAAAACAGGAAAAGCAAAAGCGATCCGTTTATCCACTCTGGATGCCATCTGTAAAGCACTGGATTGTCAGCCTGGAGATATTTTGGAATATAAGGCTGACGAGGACGAAGATACAAATGAACATTTGTGA
- a CDS encoding substrate-binding domain-containing protein, with the protein MTEEQSYTTEEISKLLKISKLTVYDLIKKGDLVAYRVGKQMRIDATDLEAYKRRSKQLQSSGQRIPTSASGTQPGHGDSQGTSLQVTSPVGSAHAITPASSTHTMTSAPRHLVITGQDVSLDILMRHMEKKTRDIRPLRSFMGSLDGLISMYRGESDLVSTHLLDGDTGEYNLPYIRKILTGRSYVVVNLLSRPAGLYVQRGNPQNIQNWTDLSKPELRLANREIGSGARVLLDEQLRLHGIPAAGLIGYEMEETSHMGVAAKVSSGEADVGVGIEKAARLVGQVDFVPLTQERYDLVMLRKQGNEAWTESVLRILQSPEFRQELQSFEGYDVSRTGEILYEA; encoded by the coding sequence ATGACGGAGGAGCAATCCTACACAACCGAAGAAATATCCAAGCTGCTTAAAATATCGAAACTAACGGTCTATGACCTGATCAAAAAAGGAGACCTCGTCGCATACCGTGTGGGTAAACAAATGCGAATTGATGCAACCGATCTGGAGGCATATAAACGTCGCTCCAAGCAACTTCAGTCCTCAGGTCAACGTATCCCGACCTCTGCATCAGGGACTCAGCCAGGTCATGGTGATTCTCAGGGAACTTCCTTACAAGTTACTTCACCCGTTGGGTCTGCGCATGCGATTACTCCAGCGAGTTCTACCCATACAATGACTTCTGCACCACGGCATCTAGTCATAACAGGTCAGGATGTCAGTCTGGATATCCTAATGCGGCATATGGAAAAAAAAACTCGGGACATCCGTCCGCTACGCTCGTTCATGGGCAGTTTGGACGGACTTATCTCGATGTATCGTGGTGAGTCCGATCTGGTCAGCACTCATCTGCTCGACGGGGATACCGGTGAGTATAATCTGCCGTATATTCGCAAAATTCTGACGGGACGGTCCTATGTTGTGGTAAACCTACTGTCACGTCCTGCCGGACTGTATGTACAGCGTGGCAACCCGCAGAACATACAGAATTGGACCGATCTGAGCAAGCCTGAACTTCGACTCGCTAACCGGGAGATAGGTTCTGGCGCGCGAGTATTGCTGGATGAGCAACTTCGGTTGCATGGAATTCCTGCCGCAGGTCTGATCGGATACGAAATGGAGGAAACCAGTCACATGGGCGTGGCTGCCAAAGTCAGTTCAGGTGAAGCTGATGTCGGAGTTGGCATTGAGAAAGCTGCGCGACTTGTGGGTCAGGTTGATTTTGTCCCGCTCACTCAGGAGCGCTATGATCTGGTCATGCTGAGGAAGCAAGGTAATGAAGCCTGGACAGAATCTGTACTGCGAATTCTCCAATCGCCGGAGTTCAGGCAGGAACTGCAATCATTCGAGGGATATGATGTATCCCGGACAGGTGAGATTTTGTACGAAGCATAG
- the cntE gene encoding staphylopine family metallophore export MFS transporter CntE, whose product MSGAMSWPFLRLYILVLLYFSANAILNVIIPLQGESLGASGTTIGLIMGAYMFTTMFFRPWAGRIIQKHGPIKILRLILIINGFALILYTFTGLEGYLVARILQGVSTAFFSMALQIGIIDALPEKDRSQGISYYSLFSYIPGIVGPVIALGIWQTGGMDYFTVVLIGIAVCTGVFGYTAKMEPNKEQPAENLSEQNVSMWESFGQLVKNPFLFRCSVLMLAASVVFGAITTFIPLYASQVPNGNAGVYLMLQAGTVVLARIMLRKRIPSDGSWHSPFMMGTMCLLAVAAQCVSFAVTGGVVFFYVGAVFMGIGQAILYPTLTTYLSFVLPKLNRNVLIGLFIAMADLGISLGGVIMGPVADFSSYSFMYMICAILGAVMIVFAYERRRPVTGTSMN is encoded by the coding sequence GTGAGTGGAGCGATGTCTTGGCCTTTTCTGCGCTTGTACATACTGGTTCTTCTGTATTTCAGTGCCAATGCCATTCTTAACGTGATCATCCCATTACAAGGGGAGTCCTTGGGTGCGAGTGGTACAACGATTGGACTGATCATGGGCGCTTATATGTTCACAACGATGTTTTTCAGACCATGGGCAGGTCGGATTATTCAAAAGCACGGTCCGATCAAAATATTGCGTTTGATTCTGATCATCAATGGATTTGCCCTGATTTTATATACCTTTACGGGACTCGAGGGTTATTTGGTTGCTCGTATTTTGCAGGGGGTATCGACAGCGTTCTTTTCTATGGCTTTGCAGATTGGCATTATTGATGCACTTCCGGAGAAAGATCGGTCACAGGGGATTTCGTATTATTCGCTATTCAGTTATATTCCGGGGATCGTGGGGCCTGTTATCGCGTTAGGAATCTGGCAGACGGGTGGCATGGATTATTTTACAGTGGTTCTGATCGGCATTGCCGTCTGTACGGGTGTCTTCGGATATACCGCCAAAATGGAACCAAACAAGGAGCAACCTGCTGAGAATCTTTCGGAGCAGAACGTCAGTATGTGGGAATCCTTTGGTCAGTTGGTGAAGAATCCGTTTCTGTTTCGATGCAGTGTGTTAATGCTCGCCGCTTCCGTTGTATTTGGTGCGATTACCACCTTTATTCCGCTGTATGCGAGTCAAGTACCAAATGGGAATGCGGGTGTGTATCTGATGCTTCAGGCCGGGACGGTGGTGCTGGCTCGAATCATGCTTAGGAAAAGGATTCCGTCTGATGGCAGTTGGCATTCTCCTTTCATGATGGGCACCATGTGTCTGCTCGCCGTAGCTGCGCAATGTGTCAGTTTTGCCGTGACAGGCGGGGTGGTCTTTTTCTATGTGGGCGCTGTATTCATGGGAATCGGTCAGGCGATCCTGTATCCGACACTCACGACCTATTTATCTTTTGTGTTGCCTAAGCTGAACCGGAACGTTCTGATCGGCCTATTTATTGCGATGGCGGATCTGGGTATTTCTCTGGGTGGTGTGATTATGGGACCCGTCGCTGACTTCTCTTCCTATTCATTTATGTACATGATCTGTGCTATCCTAGGAGCGGTAATGATCGTTTTTGCCTATGAACGGCGTAGACCCGTGACAGGTACATCTATGAATTGA
- a CDS encoding GTP-binding protein has product MTQKQVPVTVLSGYLGSGKTTVLNHVLNNRQGLKVAVIVNDMSEVNIDAALVKGEATLSRTEEKLVELSNGCICCTLRDDLMQEIEKLVNEGKYDYILIESTGISEPVPVAQTFTYADEESGIDLTSLARLDCLVTVVDANRFWHDFGSGQSLLDRNQATGDEDTRDVVDLLIDQIETCDVLLLNKCDLVDDTELNKLEGIIRKLQPNAKIIRTQNGQVNPSEILNTNRFDFEKVSMSAGWIQELEKESHTPETEEYGIGSFVYRRRKPFHPSRLAEFMSYWPEEVVRAKGLVWLAAEGDVAASLSQAGPSIQFGPAGHWVAALPETDKEEILRNEPDVLEKWDAQWGDRQTELVMIGIDMERASIEDELDQCLLSDEEMLGDWGHFDNPLPWPVEAV; this is encoded by the coding sequence ATGACACAAAAGCAAGTTCCGGTAACCGTACTGAGTGGTTACCTCGGTTCAGGGAAAACGACGGTTTTGAATCATGTGTTGAACAACAGACAGGGACTCAAAGTTGCGGTGATCGTCAACGACATGAGTGAGGTGAACATTGATGCTGCGCTGGTTAAGGGGGAGGCAACCTTGTCTCGAACCGAAGAGAAGCTGGTGGAGTTGTCGAACGGCTGTATCTGCTGTACCTTGCGGGATGATCTGATGCAGGAGATTGAGAAGCTGGTGAACGAAGGCAAGTATGATTATATTTTGATCGAATCCACTGGCATCAGTGAACCTGTTCCCGTTGCACAGACCTTTACATACGCCGATGAGGAGTCGGGTATTGATCTAACTAGTCTGGCCCGATTGGATTGTCTGGTAACGGTGGTGGATGCCAATCGATTCTGGCATGATTTTGGATCAGGACAGAGTCTTCTGGATCGTAATCAGGCGACCGGAGATGAGGACACCCGTGACGTCGTAGACTTGTTGATCGATCAGATCGAAACCTGTGATGTACTGCTGCTGAACAAATGTGATCTGGTCGATGACACCGAGCTGAACAAGCTCGAAGGTATCATCCGGAAGCTACAGCCTAACGCCAAGATCATTCGGACCCAGAATGGACAGGTGAATCCGTCCGAGATTCTGAATACAAACCGCTTTGATTTTGAGAAAGTGAGCATGTCCGCTGGATGGATTCAGGAGCTGGAGAAAGAGTCGCATACACCGGAAACGGAGGAATATGGTATTGGTTCCTTTGTCTATCGCCGGAGAAAGCCGTTCCATCCTTCCCGTCTGGCTGAATTCATGAGTTACTGGCCGGAAGAAGTGGTACGTGCCAAAGGTTTAGTATGGCTTGCGGCCGAAGGGGATGTTGCTGCAAGCCTGAGTCAGGCGGGACCATCCATTCAATTTGGTCCTGCGGGACATTGGGTCGCGGCGTTGCCGGAAACGGACAAGGAAGAGATTTTACGTAACGAGCCGGATGTTCTGGAGAAATGGGATGCCCAGTGGGGAGATCGTCAGACAGAGCTTGTCATGATCGGGATCGACATGGAACGTGCCAGCATTGAAGACGAGCTGGACCAGTGCCTGCTCAGTGATGAAGAAATGCTGGGCGACTGGGGTCATTTTGATAATCCCCTACCATGGCCTGTGGAAGCTGTATAA
- the cntD gene encoding staphylopine uptake ABC transporter ATP-binding protein CntD — translation MNIVEVEHLKVWDTNTDKVIIHNSSFEVKQGSCMAIVGESGSGKSVTCRAIMRLNKPWIRQSGRMLFQGEDLNQLSEPEMRRKRGKHLCMILQNGMSAFDPSCVIGVHIRETLQQHFGWNTREIERKIINAMESVMLRHPREILNQYPHQLSGGMLQRIMIALALVLEPDLIIADEPTTALDTISQYEVVEQLIQLRERMGCSMMFISHDLGVVQKIADDVMVMKDGKIVERGSMHSVLTEPEHAYTQYLVSTRLELSNHFKSLMQGDA, via the coding sequence ATGAATATAGTCGAGGTTGAACATTTGAAAGTATGGGACACCAATACAGACAAAGTGATCATTCATAACAGTTCATTCGAAGTTAAACAGGGAAGCTGTATGGCCATCGTAGGGGAAAGTGGTAGCGGCAAGTCCGTCACGTGCAGGGCCATCATGCGACTGAACAAGCCATGGATTCGTCAATCGGGCAGGATGTTATTTCAGGGCGAAGACCTGAACCAGCTTTCGGAACCGGAGATGCGGCGTAAGCGGGGCAAACATCTGTGTATGATTTTGCAGAATGGCATGAGTGCATTTGATCCTTCCTGTGTCATTGGTGTTCATATTCGAGAGACGCTTCAGCAGCATTTTGGCTGGAATACCCGTGAGATTGAACGGAAAATCATCAATGCCATGGAAAGTGTCATGCTCAGACATCCGCGCGAGATTCTGAATCAATACCCACATCAACTGTCCGGTGGGATGCTGCAGCGAATCATGATTGCACTGGCATTGGTGCTTGAGCCCGATCTGATTATTGCGGATGAGCCAACAACGGCGCTGGATACGATCTCCCAATATGAAGTAGTGGAGCAATTGATTCAATTACGCGAACGCATGGGCTGTTCCATGATGTTCATCTCCCATGATCTCGGCGTCGTGCAGAAGATTGCCGATGACGTGATGGTCATGAAAGACGGCAAGATCGTCGAGCGTGGCAGCATGCATTCTGTTTTGACAGAGCCGGAGCATGCCTATACGCAGTATTTGGTCTCTACCCGATTGGAGCTGAGCAATCATTTCAAGTCGTTGATGCAGGGGGACGCATAG
- a CDS encoding DUF3024 domain-containing protein, whose amino-acid sequence MLDSFTLRRIQSVMNGYIHEKVPAPLRTMVKLTYVMNDNELILTEERPAEERYQWEKMHIARFYWEENQWKVFARDEQSSWNPVDVITPCSDFENVLEQVERDEAGLFWRT is encoded by the coding sequence ATGTTGGACTCGTTTACGTTACGAAGAATTCAGTCGGTGATGAATGGCTATATTCACGAGAAGGTTCCTGCGCCACTGCGTACGATGGTGAAGTTGACCTATGTGATGAATGACAATGAATTGATCCTGACCGAAGAAAGACCCGCCGAGGAACGGTATCAATGGGAGAAGATGCATATTGCCCGATTTTACTGGGAAGAAAATCAGTGGAAGGTGTTTGCCAGAGATGAACAGAGCAGCTGGAATCCGGTAGATGTTATTACACCTTGTTCCGATTTTGAAAATGTGCTCGAGCAGGTGGAACGGGATGAGGCTGGGCTGTTCTGGCGGACGTGA
- a CDS encoding beta-galactosidase: MAKSIQMDELKLGVCYYPEHWSEALWEDDFRRMKEMNITVIRMAEFAWSIFEPEEDQFDFSFFQKALDLAHQYGLSVILGTPTATPPAWLTSKYPEVLNANKDGVLYQHGMRRHTNYSSPIYRQQCEKIVRNMVIAYKDHPALIGWQIDNEFNCHMDVFYAEADHVAFREWLKNRYESLENLNQAWGTVFWSQTYTDWEQVHLTRNMVSQSPNPHLALDEKRFISANTISFAKLQVDIIRELDPKHWITTNGTFGHLDNHEMTEDLLDFFSYDSYPQFSTIFPGTDDNSLQDRAWSMKLSNVRNMSPNFCVMEQQSGPGGWVDSIGMGTPRPGQIRLWSYQSVLHGTDLLVYFRWRTATFGTEMYWHGINDYHNQPNRRVREVAQVGEEFVKIGRVIAGTTYQADVAILQDYDNIWDGELDEWHGPLQQQSVRSWYKQLQYRHIPTDMVTLQPTTTLEDLSDYKVIIYAHPAIMTDETAELLQAYVSQGGTLFFGARTGYKDLKGHCYMRPFPGAVAELCGVTVEDFTLIKGTIPAAKLQWNGASERLQEGTSTAGFNEVLHVEHADVQVMAEYTSEYYAGSPALTKRTVGQGQVWYYGAAYNEPVVDALLDEIGLSSPVGDLVEVPSEVELGIRSGKDKAYVFLLNYSDHQVAIQLKKEATELLSGTTLQNEINMPAYGVFIFEIDLPH, translated from the coding sequence GTGGCAAAATCAATCCAAATGGATGAATTGAAACTGGGGGTCTGTTATTACCCTGAGCACTGGTCGGAAGCGTTGTGGGAGGACGATTTCCGTAGAATGAAAGAGATGAATATCACAGTTATTCGGATGGCTGAATTTGCATGGTCCATCTTTGAACCGGAAGAAGACCAGTTCGATTTTAGTTTTTTTCAGAAGGCACTGGATCTGGCGCATCAATATGGTTTGAGCGTTATTTTGGGAACACCTACTGCAACTCCACCAGCATGGTTAACATCAAAATATCCTGAAGTATTAAACGCAAATAAGGACGGGGTATTGTATCAACACGGTATGCGGCGTCATACCAATTACAGTAGCCCAATCTACAGACAGCAATGTGAAAAAATCGTGCGCAATATGGTGATTGCCTATAAAGATCATCCGGCTCTTATTGGATGGCAGATCGATAACGAATTCAATTGTCATATGGATGTTTTCTATGCTGAGGCGGACCATGTCGCCTTCCGTGAATGGCTTAAGAATCGTTATGAATCGTTGGAGAATCTGAACCAGGCTTGGGGAACCGTTTTCTGGAGTCAGACCTATACCGACTGGGAGCAAGTTCACCTTACCCGAAATATGGTCAGCCAATCGCCAAATCCTCATTTGGCACTAGATGAAAAGAGATTCATCTCAGCTAATACCATTTCATTTGCCAAGCTTCAGGTGGACATCATTCGGGAACTGGATCCGAAACATTGGATCACAACAAACGGTACGTTTGGACACTTGGATAATCATGAAATGACAGAGGATTTATTGGATTTCTTCTCTTATGATTCGTATCCGCAGTTTTCCACGATCTTCCCAGGGACAGACGATAACTCATTACAAGATCGGGCCTGGAGCATGAAACTGTCGAACGTACGCAACATGTCACCGAACTTCTGCGTCATGGAACAACAGTCTGGGCCAGGAGGCTGGGTTGACAGTATAGGCATGGGTACGCCAAGACCGGGACAGATCCGATTATGGTCATATCAATCTGTTCTTCACGGAACAGATCTGCTCGTCTACTTCCGCTGGCGGACGGCAACATTTGGCACCGAGATGTACTGGCATGGCATCAATGATTACCATAATCAGCCCAACAGAAGGGTACGCGAGGTTGCACAAGTAGGGGAAGAGTTTGTCAAGATCGGGCGTGTTATTGCAGGCACTACATATCAAGCCGATGTTGCGATCCTACAGGATTACGATAACATCTGGGACGGGGAGTTGGACGAGTGGCACGGTCCGCTTCAGCAACAGAGTGTACGCTCCTGGTATAAGCAGCTCCAGTATCGTCATATTCCGACGGACATGGTTACACTGCAACCAACGACAACACTGGAGGATTTATCCGATTATAAGGTGATCATCTATGCTCACCCGGCCATCATGACAGACGAGACAGCAGAACTTCTCCAAGCCTACGTCAGTCAAGGAGGCACTCTGTTTTTCGGTGCGCGTACCGGATATAAGGATCTCAAGGGGCATTGTTATATGAGACCGTTCCCTGGGGCTGTCGCTGAGTTGTGTGGTGTAACCGTAGAGGACTTTACCTTAATCAAAGGAACCATACCAGCAGCCAAACTGCAATGGAATGGGGCGAGTGAGCGGCTTCAGGAGGGAACGTCAACGGCCGGATTTAACGAAGTTCTTCATGTGGAGCATGCTGACGTGCAGGTCATGGCTGAGTATACATCCGAATATTATGCAGGTAGTCCTGCTTTGACCAAACGTACGGTAGGTCAGGGGCAAGTATGGTATTATGGAGCGGCTTACAATGAACCGGTCGTTGATGCTCTACTAGATGAAATAGGGCTATCTTCACCTGTGGGTGACCTGGTGGAGGTACCGTCCGAAGTTGAGCTTGGTATCCGTTCCGGTAAGGATAAAGCTTATGTATTTTTACTCAACTACTCGGATCACCAAGTGGCCATCCAGCTTAAGAAGGAGGCCACAGAGTTACTGTCAGGTACAACACTTCAGAATGAGATCAACATGCCCGCGTATGGTGTGTTCATTTTTGAGATCGATTTGCCACATTAA
- the cntE gene encoding staphylopine family metallophore export MFS transporter CntE: MTATSNGKLNPVSFSFIRFYMLAFLFFAANSALTIILPLRSEAAGLNQAEIGLMMGAYMFTCMLLRPFAAQLLGKHGPLRVMQWLLLLHAGTLLLFVVFGVETYLWLRALQGVATAFFSMTMQAGIVEKLEDKDRAQGLSMYTLFTMVPSLVIPILAIQIWENASDLAFTLLMIGLAALPLLIGYNVDLPRSTVQNKSYTLGDMFRSFGGIWRSTPLLISSVVMLFASCVFGATATFLPLYMVSTGMASAGVFLTIQGLVVILCRFIFRKKIPSDGSWNTWLMAGLMLCAALGTQLLSLMEIIGPLVYLSAVFSGFALALLYPTLTTYLSFVLPADSRYVLMGIFMSSYDLGFSLGGLAMGLIVQVSSYSTMFMICTLLSIAAMVLVLVFRQRMEAGNKARSVVAS, translated from the coding sequence ATGACGGCAACATCCAATGGAAAATTAAATCCGGTATCCTTTTCGTTTATCCGGTTTTATATGCTGGCCTTTTTATTTTTTGCGGCAAATTCAGCTTTGACGATTATTCTGCCTTTGAGAAGCGAAGCCGCGGGATTGAATCAGGCTGAGATTGGTCTGATGATGGGGGCATATATGTTCACCTGTATGCTCTTGAGACCTTTTGCAGCACAGCTGCTGGGTAAGCATGGGCCGCTTCGTGTGATGCAATGGCTATTGCTTTTACACGCCGGGACGTTGCTGCTGTTTGTTGTTTTTGGTGTGGAGACGTATCTCTGGTTGAGAGCCCTGCAAGGGGTGGCTACGGCCTTTTTCTCCATGACGATGCAGGCAGGCATTGTGGAAAAGCTGGAGGACAAAGACCGGGCACAAGGGCTGTCCATGTACACCCTGTTTACGATGGTTCCTTCTCTGGTCATTCCGATCCTCGCCATACAAATCTGGGAAAATGCCAGTGATCTGGCGTTTACGCTGCTGATGATCGGACTGGCGGCGCTGCCACTTCTGATTGGATATAATGTGGATCTGCCACGGAGTACCGTGCAGAATAAATCGTACACCTTGGGTGACATGTTTCGTTCATTCGGCGGCATTTGGCGCAGTACGCCACTGCTGATCAGCAGTGTGGTGATGTTGTTTGCGTCCTGCGTCTTTGGGGCGACAGCGACCTTTCTTCCCCTGTATATGGTATCCACCGGAATGGCAAGTGCAGGGGTATTTCTGACGATACAGGGATTGGTTGTGATCCTGTGCAGGTTTATTTTTCGTAAAAAAATTCCGTCCGACGGTAGCTGGAATACCTGGCTGATGGCAGGGTTAATGCTGTGTGCAGCACTGGGAACCCAGTTACTCAGCCTGATGGAGATCATCGGGCCATTGGTGTATCTCTCCGCGGTGTTCAGCGGCTTTGCCCTGGCACTGTTGTACCCGACATTAACCACATACCTGTCTTTTGTGCTGCCTGCGGATTCCAGATATGTACTCATGGGAATCTTCATGTCCTCGTATGACCTTGGATTCTCTTTGGGCGGACTGGCGATGGGGCTTATTGTACAGGTGAGTTCGTATTCGACCATGTTTATGATCTGCACGTTGCTCTCTATTGCAGCGATGGTTCTGGTGTTGGTATTCAGGCAACGGATGGAAGCGGGAAATAAGGCCAGATCTGTGGTAGCAAGCTGA
- the rpsN gene encoding 30S ribosomal protein S14: MAKKSKVVREKQRQAIVAKYADLRRELKEKGDYEALQKLPRNASPTRLKNRCEVTGRPRGYLRKFKVSRIKFRELAHQGQIPGVTKSSW, encoded by the coding sequence ATGGCTAAAAAATCTAAAGTGGTACGTGAGAAGCAACGTCAGGCGATCGTGGCAAAATATGCGGACCTGCGCCGGGAACTGAAGGAAAAAGGGGATTACGAGGCATTGCAGAAATTGCCGCGGAATGCATCTCCGACTCGTTTGAAGAACCGTTGTGAAGTGACAGGCCGCCCGCGGGGTTATCTACGCAAGTTCAAGGTGTCTCGAATTAAGTTCAGAGAACTGGCACATCAAGGGCAGATTCCTGGTGTAACAAAATCCAGCTGGTAA
- a CDS encoding ABC transporter ATP-binding protein has product MLKVEGIEKSYNQGGLFSKHKKQVLKQVTFECQHGECLGIIGESGSGKSTLGRLILGIERPDHGTISLDGKDVQDRRVRMGNLSAVFQNYTSSINPFLTVEAAIMEPMQAQQKLRKDQGNLVKVDLLLNQVGLDPSYKSKYPHELSGGEAQRVCIARAISTAPKCIVFDEAISSLDVSVQIQVLQLLKELKEIYKLSYVFITHDIQAAAYICDRVIIFREGQIEETVPIEQLKDVQSDYAKLLLKHLIPF; this is encoded by the coding sequence ATGCTAAAGGTGGAAGGTATTGAAAAATCATATAACCAGGGCGGACTGTTCTCCAAGCACAAAAAACAAGTGTTGAAACAAGTTACCTTTGAATGCCAGCATGGTGAATGTCTGGGCATCATCGGTGAAAGCGGAAGCGGTAAATCTACGTTGGGCCGTCTGATTCTGGGCATTGAACGGCCGGATCATGGAACGATCTCGCTTGATGGTAAAGACGTACAGGATCGACGTGTACGGATGGGTAATCTCAGCGCCGTTTTTCAAAATTATACATCCTCCATCAATCCATTTCTTACCGTGGAAGCTGCCATTATGGAACCGATGCAAGCGCAGCAAAAGTTGCGAAAAGATCAGGGTAACTTAGTGAAGGTGGATCTGTTGCTGAACCAAGTTGGACTGGACCCTTCCTATAAATCCAAATATCCGCATGAACTATCCGGCGGGGAGGCTCAGAGAGTGTGCATAGCCAGGGCCATCTCCACCGCTCCCAAATGCATTGTGTTCGATGAAGCGATCAGCTCACTGGACGTGTCTGTTCAGATTCAGGTACTGCAATTGTTGAAAGAGCTTAAGGAGATCTACAAGCTGAGCTATGTCTTTATCACACATGATATACAGGCGGCAGCTTATATCTGTGACAGGGTGATCATTTTCAGAGAGGGTCAGATTGAAGAGACCGTTCCTATTGAGCAGCTAAAGGATGTTCAGTCAGACTATGCGAAGCTATTATTGAAGCATTTAATACCATTTTAG
- a CDS encoding helix-turn-helix transcriptional regulator: MHVKEHIFLPKPVFPRHVCFPDFIGGYSDFPKHYVNREYRTKEINLDQCYNLHIVLDGKGFLDTGTTRYELTRGQGFLYGPGLRQTYYSDLDDPWSIRWIHFYGIRLEELLNGKGVDEPWLFQCSNFSVVTALMERLLELGRGYQVEDEHSVAATLYELLTRLQSAASQINVSLNHTSERIREAGNYIRSHSNEHITLDHAAGIAGYSTTYFSRKFSQTFGVSFPEFLLESRLLHAKQLLATTNLSIKQITLETGFSQSSYFIRCFKTQENVTPMQFRMMHNHSL; the protein is encoded by the coding sequence ATGCACGTGAAAGAACACATCTTTCTCCCCAAGCCGGTTTTCCCCAGACATGTATGTTTTCCCGATTTTATTGGAGGGTACAGTGACTTTCCGAAACATTATGTGAATCGGGAATATCGAACCAAAGAAATTAATTTGGATCAATGCTACAATTTGCACATTGTCCTGGACGGTAAAGGATTCCTGGATACGGGAACCACTCGTTATGAGCTAACACGAGGGCAGGGATTTCTCTATGGTCCCGGTCTCAGACAAACCTACTACTCCGATTTGGATGATCCGTGGAGTATTCGTTGGATTCATTTTTACGGCATTCGTCTCGAAGAACTGTTAAACGGAAAAGGCGTTGACGAGCCATGGCTGTTTCAATGTTCCAACTTCTCGGTGGTTACCGCGCTCATGGAGCGATTACTGGAGCTAGGCAGAGGCTATCAGGTGGAGGACGAGCACAGTGTGGCAGCTACACTCTATGAACTTCTGACCCGATTGCAATCCGCAGCGAGCCAAATCAATGTTTCGTTAAATCACACTTCAGAGCGAATTCGTGAAGCAGGGAATTATATTCGCTCCCATAGTAACGAGCACATTACACTAGACCACGCTGCCGGGATTGCCGGATACAGTACAACATACTTTAGCCGCAAGTTCAGTCAGACGTTTGGAGTCTCTTTCCCGGAATTCCTTTTGGAATCCAGGTTACTACATGCGAAACAGCTGCTCGCAACAACCAACCTTTCCATTAAACAAATTACGCTGGAAACGGGATTCTCTCAGTCAAGCTACTTCATCCGATGTTTTAAAACCCAGGAAAACGTAACACCTATGCAATTTCGAATGATGCACAATCATTCGTTATAG